The DNA window CAGACAATATCAATCCTCAGCTTGACAGCATTTTATCCAAGAAGACATAAACAGGAAAAGAGACCAACATTAACTCCAACACGAGCAGATGAAAAATTCAGTGGTATTCTGTTGACCAAAGTGTCGCCTGTGTGGATCATGGGAACTCTAGTTTGAAACTAGAAGCATCTGCATTCGACCATTTTCATGATACAGTACCTTaaagaaattggagaggttACCCTATAACTTGTCGTTATGCATTACAAACTCCAGTCGTACCTTCTACTAACCTCAGAGATTCGACCTAAAAATCATTAAGCTGGTAGGAGGTACAACTTGAGGTTTTCATGCATATCCATTGCAGAAATTAATCTTCGTTCAAGAAAATTTCATTATAATAAACTGAAAATTGTTGAGGTCTCAAGGTGGACTCAAAACTCTTGCCAGATCAcgaatttaaaaaatttctgaAAGCTACCAGTGAAAAAGAAAAGTCGCATTTATGCAGCAGCCAAGTAGATCAAGTaaggaacccaaaaaaaaaaaattacagctACTCAAATAATTTTGTTAAACTAGTTGAATGCATGCTTATGAACCTCCAAATCAAGATTCCAAGTTATAGACTTTAAGGGAGATGAAGATTGTAGAAATACTCAAAGAAAATAACCTGTGTAACAGTTAGTGAAATAGTAGCTTAACATAAAAAATCGCAGTCAAATAACAACCACCCactcaagagagagagagagagagagagagggaaagaatAACGTACATCTGTGAGGCATATCAATAATTTTGGCAGTTACACCAAGCAAGTCGCTCCCTGCATACCTCTGTATGACATGAAAGAGTACCTCTATCACATGAATGATTTCTGCAGTAAGTTCTTTGCAAACTTAAGAAGTGATCGAAGCTACACGAACCACCATTCACATTTCACAACAATGGGCTTAGTGAACATCCAAAAATGTAAGATTCCAAAAGAAGCAAGACCTTACCAAATGCATATCTATCATTGGAACCTCAGAAGACTTTCGATTGATCAAAAAAAGCCATGGGATGTAAAATTTTTCCCTCCCAACTTGAAATGATCTGCATGTAAAATTGTTCTTAACAAAAGTAAAGACttattcaccatttttctttttctttttctaatacaACATAAGAAAGGGCGAATTACTTGCAATGTAATAACTAAAGATCATGATATGAACAGGTCTAACAACATGTGAAGccgtttggaaaaaaaaaaataacaacatGTGAAGAAGTCCCTCAAAGAGAAAGTAGCATATATAACTGAAGCAAGACTCAAAAGGACAAGAAAATTAATTTGTAACTAACACATAAAACAAAAAGATTGCCTTCTCACCAAAGAAGAATATTTAAGCAAAATGAATACAACGCAAATTCACATAATTTCCTTGAAAATTTCATTATGTGAAAGTATTTTAAATGTAACTAAAATCAGGAAACTGTTAGGAGTGACTGAACGAAGGTTGGATCCATGGGAGAGAGCACGTAAAATGCATATGGCGTTGCTGTATGAATTCTGATTAGATCtttaaacaagaagaaacaggGGCATTTTCCAGAGAGCGAAAGCAAAGAAGTAGCAAGTTAGATGATGGTAACTAACCCCTAACAAATCATCAGTAACTTCCAAAAAATGACTTTTGAACTCTACATGAACCAAACCTCCAAACAAAAGGAGAGATACTAGTATCAACAAATCCAAGCATAAATTGCCAAAGCAGTCACTCAACAGTTCAAGACGATATATTAAACCAGAGTTCAGACCCTGCTCCTGACAGCTATCTCCAGTTAAAAGGACTATAAAGAACAAAGTAAGACGAGGAAGAGAGTAATTGTTAGGTGCGAAAAGAAGCAGAGAGTGGCATCTTCAGTACATTACATACATTTTGTGGGGATCCGCTCCAGTATAACCAGTGGGTTTTGGTATCGGTATCAACGCCTACACCCAACGCGAACaacaaaaaacaaggaaaacGTAAATCAGATATGCAATTTCAACCAAATACCTCGCAACTTCatataaataacaataaatCTGTTTTCTTTTCCCCGTATTGGATCGAGGGTTAGAGAAGGATAAAGAAGACGgcaaaaatcaaagaaaccttTATTTAAGCTCAAATCAAACCATGAGAGggcaaacaaaaacaaaaaacagagGGAATTCGTGGAACAAAAAATTACCTCACGGTTGACCGCAAAGGTTGGACAGTGGCGGCCTATCATATCATACCATACGCTCCTCGACTGCAATTTTAGCCCCCAAGCCGAGTCccagaaaaacaaaataagtaagaaaattcaagaaaaataattaCTGCAATGAAATTGGCCAATCTGAGACAGGACTGGACTATTGAATGAGGTGAAAGTAGTGTACGGACGGAATGATATTGGCCCCTGCGGCTCATGGGAACGATGTCGCCGGGTCTGTAAGCAAGAGCCCGCCATGATCCGACCCAAGATATCACTACCAATAAGCTAACAACTTGCTTCGCCTTTTGCCCGCGCTTTTCCATTTATCTGTTGCTCTGTCCTGGGAACGAAGATGACTCGATAAGGAGGAGGAAGAATTATTAAAACGGCAATAGGATCCATGGGTAAGTCAAGAGTGGGGATTAAGCCACTAGACAATCCAGTACACAACTACTATATTATTTCTTATCTAAAATTACTATTTTGtccttttttaaaaataaaattccatCCAACCCGCTCTTTGTTAACCAGAACTTAGAGGAAACGGATGTATTGAGTGCTTCCACGGAAAGGGAGTACAAATAACAAATCTTGAATTCGAATTCTTTTATATAccttaaataataataataataaaggtGAAAATTTTCAACGGTCATTAAATTAATGTTTGCATTGACTTTTAATTATCAAACAATTTTTCATCACAAATTAATCACTAAATTAACTAAACAGCACACCCGTGATCATTTCTTTAATTAGTGCTCTTAATCTACAAAATAATTAGAACATATGTCAAAATATAAGGGTATATTTGTTCACCATGggtattttttttatcaaaacaatgttttgattattttgaaaattaagaGCAACAATTGATGAAATGGCCATGAATATGCTAGTTAGTTAATTTAGTAATTAATCTGTAACGAAAAATTGTTTGATGGTCAAAAATCGAcacaaataataatttaatggcCGCTAACATTTTtgtcataataataataataattaataaataaatcagAGCTTATGATAGGAATTATGGAAAAAATTTTTGGGTAAGGTTTgctaaaaaatttctttttctttctctcttcctcCTTACTTCCTCCCTACCATcaaccattttttttctctctcctccTTCGTCCTTTATGAAATTGTAATAATCGATGAAATGGCCACGAGTGTGCTAGTTAGTTAAATTAGTAGCTAATTTGTGATGAAAAATTGTTTGATAGTCAAAAATCAACATGAACAATAATTTAATGGCCGCTAAGAATTTTtgtcataataataataataaataaataaatcagaGCTTATGATAGAAATTATAGAAAAACTTTTTGCGTAAGGTTTgctaaaaaattttcttctttttttttctttcttcttctttctcttttcctcgTTCATTCCTCCCTACCATCGaccctcttttttctctctcttccttcATCCCTTTCTCCCTTCCCCATCCCTGTAGAAGTAGAAGGAGACGGAGGAGGAGGAgcaagaagagaaaaggaaagcaaaaaaaaaagagggtgcCAACACGGGCAAAATGCCAACCAATAGTGGTAgggaaggaggaagaaaaaaaaaagaaaaagaaagaaaaacttatGTGTTTTTTGATATTATAGAATGTGTATAttggaaattttgaaatatttttagagAGTTACGGTAaacaaaattgtaaaaaaaaaaaaaactcatctATTAAAAACACGACAAAAAACTTGAGTGCCAATCAAGCTATTAACTTTGCTAAAACAAAAGTTTGTTTGGCTTACGagttttttttcaaatatagtttttaatgTACCGTATTGCAgtaatatactctaaaaacacATTAAAAACATTCCAAATATAATCTCAAATACACctaacaaaattaccaaaaaaaaaaagactctaCTATCTATTTTTTCTTCCACCACCTACTACCTACTACTACTACCCTTTTCCTTTATTCCTTCCCTAACCATTGTATCCCccctttctcctctcttttcatCCTCTCCTCCCTCCCTCATCTCTTTTCATCTTACTTCCCTCATTTGATAGCGGTGGGTGGTTGTGGCAGAAGAGAAGGGAAGGGAgaggaggagagaaagagaaagaggaaaaggaagagaaagaaTGGGAGgaagaggggaaaaaaagaagaagacatgGTACGATCGATAAAGGAGATAGTGAGTGGTTGTGGTAGGGGAAttcaacaaatttttaaaaaaattatcataataaaattttaaattttaaaatcatgCCAAGATATAATAACGGTGAAAAATTTTTGAGATACAATACtataatataatttttgaaaaaatctcaaaaacATAGGGTACCACATAAAGAGAACCGACCACCATTGTTCGAACATTACTTTTAAAACAAATCTATTCTGCTAGTAAGTATATTCAATTTtggcacaaaaaaaaatatcctACTTGGGGGAATGATGGGTTGGATGGCACGGTAAAAAGGAATATAAGTGAGAACTCTTGAATTTTGAGATCTTTCACTtatgctttaaaaaaaaaaaaacctctcaTCTATTGTTCTACTTTGGATGTTTGTTCACTTCCCTCAAAACATTTTTTTCCTTAGGGtcaagtgaaaaaagaaaaaaaaaacttccatCAAACAACAAAAAACGAGCAGATAGACAGGCACAAAAGTTGGCATACTATCTCTCTTTTTTTCGCCCTCTGttattttttttgccctttttttttgtttaaagttttcctttttctcactTGGCTTAGGCttgattttagttttttttcaaTACCCACCCCGTTTGAGCAAACCCATGTTGGATCAAGTCTGATTATTGTTGTTAATTTTGATCTTCTGATATTTCACATACTAGTGTATTTTGGGTTTAATTATAGAGTAAAGTGCAATACTAGTAACTACCATATTTTGGGTTCGATTCCAAATTAAGTGCAATCCAATAATAGTAATTTGATGGGCGATCTTCGGCGGCCACCTACTGGCGGCggatcatcatcatcaacagCAGCAGCCGGAGGAGGGGAAGAGGAAGAGAGACCGGTGCCCTCGCCGTCGACATCAATTATACCATCGTCCGATCCGAACCCCTTGTCCATTTCTGCGAGGCGTTGGGTCAGAGCTGAGAAAGCCACCCAAAACATTATCTCTAAGGTTCAGCCCACTGCCGTCTCCGAGGAGAGAAGGAGAGAGGTCATAGATTATGTTCAGAGCTTGATTAGAAAATGTCTTGGTTGTGAGGTCAGTTtattaattttcttcttttgttcttttattttctcctcCTTTTTTCCCCTAGTCATTGTTTTAGGACAAtcttgaatatgttaagatcaaCTATGTGCATTTTACTTAATGGTGAAtatctttggttcttttatcTTCCAGCTATTGTTCAGAAGTTAGTTTCTTGACCTGACACGCGGGATAATTAATTTTCCTGTGAAAGGGTTGGAAATTGAATTGGTAGTAAGTTGGGTAGTTATCCTGGTTTTTGTTGCATCCATTGCTGCGTGAAGGGACTGATGGGCAGGCATTACTCTCCCTGTAACCAAGGTTTTCCTATGTGGAGAGCTACTGCTTTTGAGTCATGATTTTAAATGTCCACCTTGTGGTGTCAACATTGAGACTAAACTTGAATGCCACTTTGAATTACCTggctttttttaattttctctgACCAGTATATCTCATTCTTAAATGTTTCATTGGCGAGAGGAGAATAGAACACTTTGCTGGATGCCTTCACATATGACCTTTTTCCCCTTCTGGTTACATCTTTCTCCAGCTCATTAAGGCCACTATCTCTTCATGTGCACATAGTCTCCTGAGTACCTGTGCTCGTTAGATTCTTGAGTTTTCATATT is part of the Coffea eugenioides isolate CCC68of chromosome 6, Ceug_1.0, whole genome shotgun sequence genome and encodes:
- the LOC113776115 gene encoding uncharacterized protein LOC113776115; the encoded protein is MEKRGQKAKQVVSLLVVISWVGSWRALAYRPGDIVPMSRRGQYHSSRSVWYDMIGRHCPTFAVNREALIPIPKPTGYTGADPHKISFQVGREKFYIPWLFLINRKSSEVPMIDMHLRYAGSDLLGVTAKIIDMPHRYIEFHPDIRKQFWDKDHWPKHVLVRYTWEEQSEIDVASGFYVLFGSGLMLSLILAIYILQSSRDKLARFVKETVADSSMPAGVVAKVE